One window of Siniperca chuatsi isolate FFG_IHB_CAS linkage group LG15, ASM2008510v1, whole genome shotgun sequence genomic DNA carries:
- the psma3 gene encoding proteasome subunit alpha type-3 isoform X1, with protein MSSIGTGYDLSASTFSPDGRVFQVEYAMKAVENSSTAIAIRCKDGVVFGVEKLVLSKLYEEGSNKRIFNIDRHVGMAVAGLLADARSLADVAREEASSFRSNYGHDIPLKHLSDRVAMYVHAYTLYSAVRPFGCSFILGSYDKDDGPQLYMVDPSGISYGYWGCAIGKAKQAAKTEIEKLQMKEMTCRELVKEVAKIIYIVHDEVKDKAFELELSWVGEVTNGRHELVPKDVREEAEKYAKDSLEEEDDSDEDNM; from the exons ATGAGCTCCATCGGGACCGGG taCGACCTGTCGGCCTCCACCTTCTCTCCAGACGGCCGAGTGTTTCAGGTGGAATACGCCATGAAGGCCGTCGAGAACAGCAG CACAGCCATTGCGATCCGCTGTAAGGACGGCGTTGTGTTCGGGGTGGAGAAGCTCGTTCTGTCCAAACTGTACGAGGAGGGCTCCAACAAACGCATCTTCAACATCGACAGACACGTCGGCAtg gctgtAGCCGGCCTGTTGGCTGATGCTCGCTCGCTCGCTGACGTCGCCAGAGAAGAAGCTTCCAGCTTCAGATCAAACTACGGACACGACATCCCACTGAAG CACCTGTCGGACAGAGTGGCCATGTACGTCCACGCCTACACGCTGTACAGCGCTGTGCGGCCGTTTGGCTGCAG tTTCATCTTGGGCTCGTACGACAAAGACGACGGTCCTCAGCTCTACATGGTCGACCCGTCCGGCATCTCATAC GGTTACTGGGGCTGTGCCATCGGAAAAGCAAAGCAAGCCGCCAAGACGGAGATCGAGAAACTGCAG atGAAGGAGATGACGTGCAGGGAGCTGGTCAAAGAGGTCGCCAAAAT AATCTACATCGTGCACGACGAGGTGAAGGACAAAGCCTTCGAGCTGGAGCTCAGCTGGGTCGGAGAAG TCACAAACGGACGACACGAGCTGGTGCCCAAAGACGTCCGAGAGGAAGCTGAGAAATACGCCAAG gattctctggaggaggaggatgactCTGACGAAGACAACATGTGA
- the psma3 gene encoding proteasome subunit alpha type-3 isoform X2, translated as MSSIGTGYDLSASTFSPDGRVFQVEYAMKAVENSSTAIAIRCKDGVVFGVEKLVLSKLYEEGSNKRIFNIDRHVGMAVAGLLADARSLADVAREEASSFRSNYGHDIPLKHLSDRVAMYVHAYTLYSAVRPFGCSFILGSYDKDDGPQLYMVDPSGISYGYWGCAIGKAKQAAKTEIEKLQNLHRARRGEGQSLRAGAQLGRRSHKRTTRAGAQRRPRGS; from the exons ATGAGCTCCATCGGGACCGGG taCGACCTGTCGGCCTCCACCTTCTCTCCAGACGGCCGAGTGTTTCAGGTGGAATACGCCATGAAGGCCGTCGAGAACAGCAG CACAGCCATTGCGATCCGCTGTAAGGACGGCGTTGTGTTCGGGGTGGAGAAGCTCGTTCTGTCCAAACTGTACGAGGAGGGCTCCAACAAACGCATCTTCAACATCGACAGACACGTCGGCAtg gctgtAGCCGGCCTGTTGGCTGATGCTCGCTCGCTCGCTGACGTCGCCAGAGAAGAAGCTTCCAGCTTCAGATCAAACTACGGACACGACATCCCACTGAAG CACCTGTCGGACAGAGTGGCCATGTACGTCCACGCCTACACGCTGTACAGCGCTGTGCGGCCGTTTGGCTGCAG tTTCATCTTGGGCTCGTACGACAAAGACGACGGTCCTCAGCTCTACATGGTCGACCCGTCCGGCATCTCATAC GGTTACTGGGGCTGTGCCATCGGAAAAGCAAAGCAAGCCGCCAAGACGGAGATCGAGAAACTGCAG AATCTACATCGTGCACGACGAGGTGAAGGACAAAGCCTTCGAGCTGGAGCTCAGCTGGGTCGGAGAAG TCACAAACGGACGACACGAGCTGGTGCCCAAAGACGTCCGAGAGGAAGCTGA